Proteins encoded in a region of the Roseateles sp. SL47 genome:
- a CDS encoding sensor histidine kinase, translating into MSAARARRLLLLVVVPVALLWLVHVLSQQFGTALPSQVVRLTDAQLLPGSAVDPTQVQGAVGPITGDHSTDPRDHHHYRLPLQIHESAAPGPLWFAMDFQMPQAADQPYWLVIQHRPTASIYLDGQLLAHSSMGRGFTAEDEDDFAQRGLLLAGRRMQVSIPPALLGAGPHRLSVRLVRPGFEGAGLSAPLLGPAPQMRALQEGRRLWQGVRVTTALGGAAIGVFMVLVWLALRQEWLYGVTGLFCLCLAVLLSPYLLNGALLPAPWWRVALDVTDVVAKGLLLFLVARLTGNEARWLLRAVGAYLALGILIDGTAAVLGWSWTDFNTLWPWWALGSRSLVLLAAAVIAARAALDSDEAAPLVGALVVALSGWVWLYVSYFALVASQQLNVVDINVIGHAVLIAMAGVALQRRFVRSLRDQALARTVLERALEDRSRELQARWQELQDSERQRTAAEERERLLQEMHDGLGSQLVTARLSAERGVPSETLVEVLDECIREMRLTVDALAVTDGDLTLLLANLRHRMGPRLSAAGLTLDWQLADVPLVPVLRGTGGRELIRIVQECLSNVIHHARATRIRFATRLDDDGGGVSLLITDDGCGLSEHRREGHGLRGMRRRAARISARIEWRAPTDSPETQGTELVVWLPLR; encoded by the coding sequence GTGTCGGCGGCCCGTGCGCGCCGGCTGCTGCTGCTGGTGGTGGTGCCAGTGGCCTTGTTGTGGCTGGTGCATGTGCTGTCCCAGCAATTTGGAACCGCCCTGCCATCGCAGGTGGTGCGGCTGACCGATGCGCAGTTGCTGCCCGGCAGCGCCGTGGATCCCACACAGGTGCAGGGCGCGGTGGGGCCGATCACTGGCGACCACAGCACCGATCCCCGCGATCACCATCACTACCGGCTGCCCCTCCAGATCCATGAATCCGCAGCTCCGGGGCCCTTGTGGTTCGCCATGGACTTCCAGATGCCCCAGGCGGCCGATCAACCCTATTGGCTGGTGATCCAGCATCGGCCGACGGCCAGCATCTATCTGGATGGTCAACTGCTGGCGCACTCCAGCATGGGGCGAGGCTTCACCGCAGAAGATGAGGACGACTTCGCCCAACGGGGCCTGTTGCTGGCCGGTCGGCGCATGCAGGTGAGCATTCCTCCCGCCCTGCTGGGCGCTGGCCCGCACCGGCTGAGCGTGCGGCTGGTGCGCCCCGGCTTTGAAGGTGCGGGCCTTTCCGCGCCCTTGCTGGGGCCGGCGCCACAGATGCGGGCGCTGCAGGAAGGGCGGCGGCTGTGGCAGGGGGTCCGTGTGACGACAGCCTTGGGCGGCGCGGCCATTGGGGTGTTCATGGTGCTGGTCTGGCTGGCGCTGCGACAGGAATGGCTCTATGGCGTCACGGGACTGTTCTGTCTCTGCCTGGCGGTGCTGCTGTCTCCCTATCTGTTGAATGGCGCCTTGTTGCCGGCGCCCTGGTGGCGGGTGGCGCTGGACGTGACGGACGTCGTGGCCAAGGGCCTGCTGCTGTTTCTGGTGGCGCGATTGACCGGCAACGAGGCGCGTTGGCTGCTGAGGGCGGTGGGCGCGTATTTGGCGCTGGGCATCCTGATCGACGGTACGGCGGCGGTCCTGGGCTGGAGCTGGACCGACTTCAACACCTTGTGGCCGTGGTGGGCCTTGGGCAGCCGCTCGCTGGTGCTGCTGGCCGCAGCCGTGATTGCCGCCCGCGCCGCGTTGGACAGCGACGAGGCCGCACCGCTGGTCGGTGCGCTGGTGGTGGCCTTGTCCGGCTGGGTGTGGTTGTATGTGAGCTACTTTGCGCTGGTGGCATCACAGCAGCTCAACGTGGTGGACATCAACGTGATCGGGCATGCCGTCCTGATTGCCATGGCTGGCGTGGCGCTGCAACGCCGCTTTGTGCGGTCGCTGCGGGACCAGGCGCTGGCCCGTACGGTGCTGGAGCGTGCGCTGGAAGATCGCAGCCGTGAATTGCAGGCCCGCTGGCAGGAGCTGCAGGACAGCGAACGGCAGCGCACCGCCGCCGAAGAGCGCGAACGCCTGCTGCAGGAGATGCATGACGGCCTGGGCTCGCAACTCGTCACCGCTCGTCTCAGTGCCGAGCGGGGGGTGCCCTCGGAAACGCTGGTGGAAGTGCTGGATGAATGCATTCGCGAGATGCGCCTCACGGTGGACGCACTGGCCGTCACCGATGGCGATCTGACCTTGCTGCTGGCCAATCTGCGCCATCGCATGGGCCCACGCCTGTCGGCGGCCGGCCTCACGCTGGACTGGCAACTGGCCGATGTGCCGCTGGTGCCGGTGCTGCGCGGGACCGGTGGCCGCGAGCTGATCCGCATCGTGCAGGAATGTTTGAGCAATGTCATTCACCATGCCCGTGCCACCCGCATCCGTTTTGCGACGCGACTGGACGACGATGGCGGCGGCGTGTCACTGCTGATCACCGACGACGGCTGCGGGCTCTCCGAGCACCGCCGCGAGGGTCATGGCTTGCGCGGCATGCGTCGTCGTGCGGCGCGTATCTCCGCCCGCATCGAATGGCG